A single window of Drosophila suzukii chromosome 3, CBGP_Dsuzu_IsoJpt1.0, whole genome shotgun sequence DNA harbors:
- the LOC136117248 gene encoding uncharacterized protein, whose amino-acid sequence MKRVAKESDRIWYLPHFGVENPNKPVKIRLVFDAAARVVEFSAETTSPWHIFSSTSEKAQSESIKEMFHRVLIRPEDRCAHRFLWRDGDDQRDPDVYEMRVMTFGAACSPSAAHHVKTLNAKRFMDSDPRAVKAIVDYHYYLLCG is encoded by the coding sequence ATGAAGCGCGTCGCTAAGGAGAGCGACAGGATTTGGTACTTGCCACATTTTGGAGTGGAGAATCCCAACAAGCCGGTAAAGATACGACTGGTATTTGATGCAGCGGCACGTGTCGTTGAATTCAGCGCTGAGACTACAAGCCCTTGGCATATATTCTCTTCCACTTCAGAGAAGGCGCAGTCGGAGTCAATCAAAGAGATGTTTCATCGGGTGCTGATCCGACCCGAGGATAGATGTGCGCACCGATTTCTGTGGAGAGATGGGGATGACCAGCGGGATCCCGACGTGTATGAAATGCGCGTAATGACATTTGGAGCAGCATGTTCACCGAGTGCTGCCCATCATGTGAAGACCTTGAATGCCAAGCGATTCATGGATTCGGATCCCAGAGCAGTCAAGGCCATCGTCGACTACCACTACTATCTACTATGTGGATAG